A DNA window from Shewanella baltica contains the following coding sequences:
- a CDS encoding MFS transporter has protein sequence MSSNHQQANQKDSHQAATPQAPHSFKQQPELNFWQIFNMCFGFLGIQFGFALQNANVSRIFQTLGASIDEIPILWIAAPLTGLLVQPIIGYLSDKTWGCLGRRRPYFLIGAIFTTLAIFIMPHSPTLWIAAGMLWIMDASINIAMEPFRAFVGDNLPKSQRTQGYAMQSFFIGIGAVVASALPYILTHFFAVANTAPAGEIADSVRYAFYFGGAVLLLAVTWTVVSTREYSPEELAAFNAKQVDAEDETLARTRTRKDYQFASFVWMGLGALLTFAIWAQDLDKQLYILSLGIFAFGPLQLYCALRLGNSQPAERNKLGMVFSVVDDLFHMPKAMHQLAIVQFFSWFALFAMWIYTTAAVTSYHFGSSDVLSQAYNDGADWVGVLFASYNGFAAIAAIFIPMLAKRIGIKLTHTVNMFCGGIGLISFFFIKDPSLLWLPMIGVGIAWASILSVPYAMLSGMLPPQKMGVYMGIFNFFIVIPQLLAASVLGLVLNGLFDGQPIYALITGGVLMMCAGIAVLFVEQEIADQNGQSAAVNSKINLTTKAANKVN, from the coding sequence ATGTCTTCGAATCATCAACAGGCTAATCAAAAAGATAGCCATCAAGCTGCCACGCCTCAGGCGCCGCATTCATTCAAGCAACAACCTGAGCTGAATTTCTGGCAAATTTTTAATATGTGCTTCGGTTTTTTAGGCATTCAATTTGGTTTTGCCCTACAAAATGCTAACGTCAGCCGCATTTTTCAAACCTTAGGTGCATCTATCGATGAAATCCCTATTCTGTGGATTGCCGCGCCGCTGACGGGTTTATTGGTTCAACCTATTATTGGTTATTTGAGTGATAAAACCTGGGGATGCCTTGGCCGTCGCCGCCCTTATTTTTTGATTGGCGCGATTTTTACCACTCTCGCTATTTTCATCATGCCGCACTCGCCTACCCTGTGGATTGCCGCGGGCATGTTGTGGATCATGGATGCTTCGATCAACATCGCCATGGAGCCGTTTCGCGCCTTCGTTGGTGACAATTTACCGAAAAGCCAGCGTACCCAAGGCTATGCCATGCAAAGCTTTTTTATCGGCATTGGCGCTGTGGTCGCGTCAGCTTTACCCTATATTTTGACTCACTTTTTTGCTGTCGCCAATACTGCACCAGCGGGTGAAATCGCCGACTCAGTGCGTTATGCCTTCTATTTCGGTGGCGCAGTATTATTGCTAGCGGTCACTTGGACTGTCGTATCGACAAGAGAATATTCCCCCGAAGAGTTAGCCGCCTTTAACGCAAAACAAGTCGATGCTGAGGATGAAACTTTAGCTCGCACTCGTACCCGTAAGGATTATCAATTTGCGTCCTTCGTGTGGATGGGTCTCGGTGCCCTGCTCACCTTCGCTATTTGGGCGCAGGATTTAGATAAGCAACTGTATATCTTAAGCTTAGGGATTTTCGCCTTTGGCCCATTGCAACTGTATTGCGCGCTGCGTTTGGGCAATTCACAACCCGCTGAACGCAATAAGCTCGGCATGGTATTTAGCGTGGTCGATGACTTATTCCATATGCCCAAAGCCATGCATCAACTGGCGATAGTGCAGTTTTTCTCTTGGTTTGCGTTGTTTGCCATGTGGATTTACACCACAGCTGCCGTGACGTCTTACCATTTTGGCAGTAGCGATGTGTTGTCCCAAGCCTACAACGACGGCGCAGATTGGGTCGGCGTGCTGTTCGCCTCCTACAATGGTTTTGCCGCGATTGCCGCGATTTTTATACCTATGCTGGCTAAGCGTATCGGTATCAAACTGACGCACACAGTCAATATGTTCTGTGGCGGTATAGGCTTGATTAGCTTCTTCTTTATTAAAGATCCAAGCCTGTTATGGCTGCCTATGATAGGTGTCGGTATCGCGTGGGCGTCAATATTATCTGTGCCCTACGCTATGTTATCGGGCATGTTACCCCCGCAAAAAATGGGCGTTTACATGGGGATCTTTAACTTCTTCATCGTGATCCCGCAGCTTCTTGCCGCCAGTGTGCTGGGTTTAGTGCTCAATGGTCTGTTCGATGGTCAACCTATTTATGCGCTGATTACTGGTGGCGTCTTGATGATGTGCGCTGGTATTGCCGTACTTTTTGTTGAGCAAGAGATTGCGGATCAAAATGGCCAAAGCGCCGCCGTAAATAGCAAAATCAACTTAACCACAAAAGCCGCAAACAAAGTTAACTGA
- a CDS encoding YciI family protein, with the protein MFVVSLTYKKPIAEVELHLAAHIAYLEQYYAAGTFVASGRKVPRTGGVILAKAESRAALEAILQQDPFCIADVAEFEVIEFVPTKTAPGLEQLIEVI; encoded by the coding sequence ATGTTTGTTGTTTCGCTCACCTATAAAAAGCCTATTGCCGAAGTGGAGTTACATTTAGCCGCCCACATTGCCTACCTTGAGCAGTATTATGCCGCAGGGACTTTTGTCGCCTCGGGTCGCAAAGTGCCACGTACCGGCGGTGTCATCCTTGCTAAGGCTGAGAGTCGCGCGGCGCTAGAGGCCATTTTGCAGCAAGATCCGTTCTGCATTGCCGATGTTGCCGAGTTTGAGGTAATAGAGTTTGTGCCGACTAAAACCGCGCCCGGATTAGAGCAGTTAATTGAAGTGATTTAA
- a CDS encoding carboxymuconolactone decarboxylase family protein, giving the protein MSERIPRQQIYQLQPALANALLSLDKAAGDSHFAPLLVHLVKLRASQLNGCAFCQRRHAEEARNDGEEQLRLDLLAAWHEVDGIFNERERAALLWTEILTQVATAPVHDSQYAALAEHYSEKEIVDLTSLIIAINGWNRIAIAFHLQPI; this is encoded by the coding sequence ATGTCAGAACGTATACCACGCCAGCAAATTTATCAGCTACAACCCGCACTCGCCAACGCACTGTTAAGCTTAGACAAAGCAGCCGGCGACTCCCACTTTGCGCCATTACTGGTGCATTTAGTCAAGCTCAGAGCATCGCAACTCAATGGCTGCGCGTTTTGTCAGCGAAGGCACGCCGAGGAAGCCAGAAATGACGGTGAAGAACAGCTGCGTTTAGATTTACTTGCAGCTTGGCATGAGGTCGATGGAATCTTTAATGAACGGGAACGTGCAGCGCTGCTCTGGACAGAAATCTTAACCCAAGTTGCTACTGCACCCGTGCATGACAGTCAGTATGCGGCGCTTGCAGAGCATTATTCCGAGAAAGAAATTGTCGACCTCACCAGCTTAATCATTGCCATTAATGGCTGGAACCGCATCGCGATCGCCTTCCACTTGCAACCCATATAG
- a CDS encoding AraC family transcriptional regulator, which translates to MSKPVPKATLLTPSDVAFITDANRPVLTHTRNMAAEAGIEPHSHPRGQLLWAAKGLLRVRSDNAVWVVPSTHAVWIPCNLPHQVNSETHAHTRNIYIDPSYDVRPQDTKVVMVTMTALMRELVLKLCESSHLLGSGQLHRLGLVAIDELETLDSLDAHLPAGSDPRLSRLIQKLIRHPTVNYTLTELAEMGGASVRTIERLFKAETGLTYRQWRQRFRLLNSLESLSQGESTTRVAHSLGYLSVSSFSAAFKMQFGCTPQDYPQHKLMKNRKNQFTPAQE; encoded by the coding sequence ATGTCAAAACCTGTTCCTAAAGCGACATTATTAACGCCCAGTGACGTGGCGTTTATCACAGATGCCAATCGACCTGTGCTAACCCATACTCGCAATATGGCGGCGGAAGCGGGCATCGAGCCTCATTCTCATCCGCGGGGGCAGCTACTTTGGGCCGCGAAAGGCTTGTTACGTGTCCGCAGCGACAATGCCGTCTGGGTGGTACCTTCAACCCATGCGGTGTGGATCCCCTGCAATTTGCCCCATCAAGTGAACAGCGAAACCCACGCCCACACTCGCAATATCTATATTGATCCTAGCTATGATGTTAGGCCACAGGATACAAAAGTGGTGATGGTGACGATGACAGCGCTGATGCGCGAACTGGTGCTCAAACTCTGTGAGAGTTCACACCTTTTAGGCAGTGGACAACTGCATCGGCTGGGTTTGGTTGCCATTGATGAGCTCGAAACTCTGGACAGCCTAGATGCTCATTTACCCGCAGGCTCAGATCCAAGACTCAGCCGCTTGATCCAAAAGTTGATCCGGCACCCAACAGTGAATTACACCCTGACCGAGTTAGCCGAAATGGGCGGCGCGAGTGTGAGAACGATTGAACGACTATTCAAAGCTGAAACTGGGCTCACTTATCGACAATGGCGGCAAAGGTTTCGTTTGTTAAATTCGCTTGAAAGCTTAAGCCAAGGAGAGAGCACGACTAGGGTGGCACATAGTCTAGGTTATCTGAGCGTCAGCAGTTTCAGTGCGGCTTTTAAAATGCAATTTGGTTGCACGCCGCAAGATTATCCGCAGCATAAGCTGATGAAAAACAGGAAAAATCAGTTTACTCCCGCGCAAGAATAA
- a CDS encoding glycoside hydrolase family 15 protein codes for MESSPTPQQDLHTSQTRHAQTLTRRSRLALAASLLGTIGFTACSPTSNLATASMSSNAASNVQLVAPGAPGKAPTWAFSGKTGIGTSYEPYTQGQYQDAKQNPISRVWFSLAQGILTETMYGLIHNAQLKELQFVVTGNGFVDTEKDNTISSIEYLDTDANGRPQSLAYKIINKDVEGKYQIEKHIFTDPDRDTLMIRVTFTAFEDGITPHLYVNPHIDNAGANDIGRIDTHTDNHANTHANTHASNQALVAYTAAKDSSVMTVKSDLNFVQATTGFVGVSDGLADLADNGTLDTPYQTTSAQDKSTVGNIAFTASYPTLIKAKPVTFNLAIGFGKDEAQSLANADATLAAGYDAVLSAYKGDATHVGWHDYLSSLPAITNMANNTTDNGKLLYTSAMVLKAQEDKTYAGALIASLSNPWGDTVSAAVPSTGYKAVWPRDFYQCAMAFLAMGDTQTPKVAFEYLKKVQVTEKTPGFTGTPGWFLQKTHVDGQIEWVGVQLDQTAMPIMLGWKLWQAGVLTPDEISHWYQEMLKGAADFLISGGEVNLDWNHTQIAPPKTQQERWEEQAGYSPSTTAAVIAGLVAASEIAKEAKDPDSSSRYLAAAKDLSNSLEKHLVTTQGLLKNSAGVSAPYYLRLSPNGEPNTADTLAANNGKQGLDQRQILDGGFLELVRYGVRGVTDKLINQSLQLIDNTELDSNLRLKYEFTAKDGSKIPGFRRYGNDGYGEDTVSGKNYAESGSNSAEQRGRVWPFFTGERGHFELALAQAKGELTGNNAQQTKQQLVNTYVQGMETFANAGMMLPEQAWDGVGDATRYHYQLGQGTNSATPLAWTHAEYIKLVRSMTDGQVWDNYPIVPTALK; via the coding sequence ATGGAATCTAGTCCTACGCCGCAGCAGGATCTGCACACTAGCCAAACCCGTCACGCGCAAACGTTAACAAGGCGTAGCCGCCTAGCGCTTGCCGCAAGTCTATTAGGGACAATAGGATTCACAGCCTGTTCACCCACATCGAATTTAGCAACAGCGAGCATGAGTAGCAATGCCGCATCAAATGTGCAGCTGGTTGCGCCCGGCGCACCGGGTAAAGCGCCGACTTGGGCATTTTCGGGTAAAACCGGTATTGGGACGTCTTACGAGCCTTACACCCAAGGTCAATACCAAGATGCCAAGCAAAATCCCATTAGCCGCGTTTGGTTCTCCCTCGCCCAAGGTATTTTAACCGAAACCATGTATGGTCTGATCCATAATGCGCAGCTCAAAGAACTGCAATTTGTGGTCACGGGTAATGGCTTTGTCGATACCGAAAAAGATAACACCATCAGCAGCATAGAATATTTAGATACCGATGCTAACGGTCGCCCGCAATCCCTTGCCTATAAAATTATCAATAAAGATGTTGAAGGTAAGTATCAGATTGAAAAGCATATCTTTACCGATCCCGACCGCGACACCCTAATGATACGCGTCACCTTTACCGCCTTTGAAGACGGCATTACGCCGCATTTGTATGTCAATCCGCATATCGATAACGCAGGCGCCAATGATATCGGCCGCATCGACACTCATACTGACAATCATGCCAACACTCATGCCAACACTCATGCTAGTAATCAGGCACTGGTGGCCTATACCGCCGCCAAAGACAGCAGCGTGATGACGGTGAAATCCGATCTCAATTTTGTGCAGGCAACGACAGGCTTTGTCGGCGTCTCTGATGGCCTAGCCGATTTGGCCGATAACGGCACACTCGATACGCCCTATCAAACGACCAGTGCGCAAGATAAATCGACCGTTGGCAATATCGCCTTTACTGCGAGTTACCCTACGCTCATCAAAGCCAAACCCGTCACTTTTAATCTCGCCATCGGTTTTGGTAAAGATGAAGCACAGAGTTTAGCCAATGCCGATGCCACTTTGGCCGCAGGTTATGATGCAGTGCTGAGCGCCTACAAAGGCGATGCCACCCATGTCGGCTGGCACGATTACTTAAGCTCGCTGCCCGCCATCACAAACATGGCCAACAACACTACCGATAACGGCAAGCTGCTTTATACCAGTGCTATGGTCTTGAAAGCGCAGGAAGATAAAACCTATGCGGGCGCACTGATCGCCTCGTTATCCAATCCTTGGGGCGATACGGTTTCAGCAGCCGTTCCGAGTACTGGCTATAAAGCGGTATGGCCGCGTGACTTTTACCAATGTGCCATGGCATTCCTCGCCATGGGTGACACCCAAACGCCCAAGGTGGCCTTCGAATACTTAAAAAAAGTGCAAGTAACCGAAAAGACGCCCGGCTTTACGGGTACGCCGGGTTGGTTCCTGCAAAAGACCCATGTGGATGGCCAAATTGAGTGGGTTGGTGTGCAGCTCGATCAAACCGCCATGCCTATCATGCTCGGCTGGAAACTCTGGCAAGCGGGTGTACTCACCCCCGATGAGATCAGTCACTGGTATCAAGAGATGCTAAAAGGTGCAGCGGACTTCTTGATCAGTGGCGGTGAGGTCAATCTGGATTGGAATCACACTCAAATCGCCCCGCCAAAAACCCAGCAAGAGCGTTGGGAAGAACAAGCGGGTTACTCACCCTCGACCACGGCCGCCGTGATCGCCGGTCTTGTTGCCGCGAGTGAAATAGCCAAAGAAGCCAAGGATCCCGACTCCAGCAGCCGTTATCTTGCAGCCGCCAAAGACTTAAGTAATAGTTTAGAAAAACACTTAGTCACCACCCAAGGACTACTAAAAAACAGCGCAGGCGTCAGCGCGCCTTACTATTTACGTTTAAGCCCGAATGGCGAGCCAAACACCGCCGATACACTGGCGGCGAATAACGGTAAGCAAGGTTTAGATCAGCGTCAGATCCTCGATGGCGGATTTTTAGAACTAGTACGTTATGGCGTGCGCGGTGTAACTGATAAGCTGATCAATCAAAGCCTTCAATTGATTGATAACACTGAACTTGACTCTAATTTGCGCCTTAAATATGAGTTTACCGCTAAAGATGGCAGCAAAATCCCAGGCTTTAGACGTTATGGCAACGATGGCTACGGTGAGGATACGGTTTCTGGCAAGAACTATGCGGAATCGGGCAGCAACAGCGCCGAACAACGTGGCCGCGTCTGGCCCTTCTTCACCGGTGAGCGCGGTCATTTTGAATTAGCACTCGCCCAAGCAAAAGGCGAGCTAACAGGCAATAACGCGCAGCAAACCAAGCAGCAGTTGGTAAACACCTATGTGCAGGGCATGGAAACGTTTGCGAATGCGGGCATGATGTTACCCGAGCAAGCGTGGGACGGTGTCGGCGATGCCACCCGCTACCATTACCAACTCGGACAAGGCACTAACTCAGCCACGCCGCTAGCTTGGACCCATGCCGAATACATCAAACTGGTGCGCTCGATGACCGACGGCCAAGTCTGGGATAACTACCCCATCGTCCCAACGGCATTGAAATAA
- a CDS encoding SLC13 family permease, whose protein sequence is MKRFIDVKPLAFFSALLIATLLALFPLSQHPAVFSYSGGVVLVTLMFWSTGFFPPFMAGLIFFALATIFKLIEPSVLFSGFGSTAVWLIISGFVIGSAITQSGLSRRMASLIAPILTSSYPRLIAGLVFSAVLLGFVMPSSVGRAVVMVPIGMALAEQVGFARGSHGRIGIATALALACNMPSFAVLPANIPNMILAGSSENLFNIHFGYTEYLLLHFPILGLLKSILIVALVVFLFPAKIDENRPESVIETEAYNLGMQKKVTVLLAITLLFWATDSLHGVNPAWVGLTTAILLLLPKWGVLEPKSFNSSVDFATVIFVAAALGLGALVNQSGLGTALGQLFSEWLPLQQGASFLNFMSLSLMGTLTGLVATVPGVPTVLSPMAADFANATGFSTPAVLMTQVIGFSTVIFPYQVAPLILAMQLSQEPLSKLLNITLPLAAITLVALIPLDYLWWLWLGWIN, encoded by the coding sequence ATGAAACGTTTTATTGACGTTAAACCGCTAGCGTTTTTCAGTGCACTGTTGATCGCTACTTTACTTGCACTTTTTCCGCTGAGTCAGCATCCCGCGGTGTTTTCCTATAGCGGTGGCGTAGTATTAGTGACCTTAATGTTTTGGAGTACAGGTTTTTTCCCGCCCTTTATGGCGGGATTAATATTTTTTGCCCTTGCCACCATTTTCAAACTCATTGAGCCGAGTGTACTTTTTTCAGGATTCGGCTCGACTGCGGTGTGGTTAATCATTTCAGGGTTTGTGATTGGCAGTGCCATCACTCAGTCTGGTTTAAGTCGCAGAATGGCCAGTTTGATTGCCCCCATACTGACCTCAAGTTATCCACGCTTGATTGCGGGTTTGGTCTTTAGTGCCGTGCTGCTTGGCTTTGTGATGCCCTCATCCGTTGGCCGTGCGGTGGTCATGGTGCCAATTGGTATGGCGTTAGCTGAGCAAGTCGGTTTTGCTCGTGGTAGTCATGGGCGGATAGGCATTGCGACCGCCTTGGCACTGGCGTGTAACATGCCCAGTTTTGCCGTGTTGCCCGCGAATATTCCCAATATGATATTGGCGGGTTCCAGCGAGAATCTATTCAATATCCATTTTGGTTATACCGAGTATCTCTTACTGCATTTTCCAATCCTTGGTTTGCTCAAATCGATATTGATTGTGGCGCTAGTCGTCTTCCTATTTCCTGCAAAAATAGATGAAAATCGGCCTGAAAGCGTTATTGAAACAGAAGCTTATAATCTTGGTATGCAAAAGAAAGTCACAGTATTACTTGCGATAACTTTACTGTTTTGGGCGACAGACTCACTGCACGGGGTCAATCCGGCGTGGGTTGGACTGACCACAGCTATCTTGTTATTGCTCCCCAAATGGGGAGTGCTTGAGCCTAAGAGTTTTAATAGTTCGGTGGATTTTGCGACCGTCATTTTTGTCGCGGCGGCCTTAGGTCTAGGGGCATTGGTCAATCAATCTGGACTTGGCACTGCGCTAGGCCAATTGTTCAGTGAATGGCTACCATTGCAGCAAGGGGCATCGTTCCTGAATTTCATGTCGTTATCGCTGATGGGGACGCTGACGGGATTGGTAGCAACGGTTCCAGGTGTGCCGACAGTGTTGTCCCCCATGGCGGCAGATTTTGCCAATGCAACTGGCTTCTCCACCCCTGCGGTATTAATGACGCAGGTGATCGGTTTCTCAACCGTAATTTTTCCTTATCAGGTTGCCCCGTTGATTTTGGCGATGCAATTATCCCAAGAGCCCTTAAGCAAACTACTTAACATCACCTTACCGCTGGCGGCAATAACGCTCGTTGCACTGATCCCACTGGATTATCTGTGGTGGCTATGGCTCGGTTGGATTAACTAA
- a CDS encoding helix-turn-helix domain-containing protein — MVLSVRYKANLLEMRSFKRFETELAHLGFTHFQPLAPLRPWVQRYFHLRVATDLPQGIEQTFYPDGGTSLHFYFPTQTLTQTISSDEPKVLFHCGQSRHSHAFLPGIELLIVRFHPGGAFHLLGIELQDIKSTTSVTAIDATQLQLTGLDQLLSQLAQTNQPARRIALLEHWLLQLNQRQFTAALSRHECARIGLVQASLPKLIQTQASLEDFYGQLPLSRRQFERRFKQETGLSPAQLLQLNRVKVARNLLSQSPNLSLVQVAFDCGFYDQAHLHQHFVRVTQQTPGQYKKRKMSQISNPTSR, encoded by the coding sequence ATGGTGCTCAGCGTGCGATATAAGGCAAATTTATTAGAAATGCGCAGCTTTAAGCGTTTTGAGACCGAACTCGCACACTTAGGCTTTACGCATTTTCAACCCTTAGCGCCACTTCGCCCTTGGGTGCAGCGCTACTTTCATTTGCGCGTAGCGACCGATTTACCGCAGGGCATTGAGCAGACATTTTATCCGGACGGCGGCACTAGCCTACATTTCTATTTCCCAACACAAACGCTAACTCAAACGATAAGCAGCGATGAACCCAAAGTGTTGTTTCATTGTGGTCAAAGCCGACATTCCCACGCCTTTTTGCCAGGAATCGAGCTGCTGATAGTTCGCTTTCACCCCGGCGGCGCGTTTCATTTACTCGGCATTGAACTGCAAGATATTAAGTCTACGACATCAGTGACGGCTATTGATGCGACGCAATTGCAGCTAACAGGATTGGATCAACTGCTATCACAACTGGCGCAAACCAATCAACCAGCCCGACGCATCGCATTACTTGAGCATTGGCTATTGCAACTCAACCAGCGGCAATTTACTGCGGCCTTATCTCGGCATGAATGCGCGAGGATTGGCTTAGTGCAGGCGAGTTTGCCAAAGCTTATTCAAACCCAAGCCAGTTTAGAGGATTTCTACGGACAACTGCCCCTAAGTCGTCGTCAGTTTGAACGAAGATTTAAACAAGAAACCGGATTGTCGCCAGCGCAGTTACTGCAGTTAAACAGAGTCAAAGTCGCCCGTAACCTACTCAGTCAATCACCTAACCTCAGCCTAGTGCAAGTTGCATTCGATTGCGGATTTTACGATCAAGCCCATCTACATCAACACTTTGTGCGAGTGACACAGCAAACGCCAGGACAATACAAAAAGCGTAAAATGTCGCAAATCTCCAATCCTACGTCGCGCTAA
- a CDS encoding alpha/beta fold hydrolase gives MDQIWTELQLAKVFKAFSDTGEPAHFYHANGFPLGVYAPLLAKLKQEFSLNALELRPTWPDAGMPPKRRDWQLYADDLILHIERHCSAPIVGIGHSMGATCTILAANKRPDLFKALILIEPAMVSLPIAWFAKLMPKSLMNLTAPAKNTLKKRDVWETREQYIEYCKMSKLYKRFDDEAFIALAQFGIYQNNDGQFMLKFPKRWEAHNYTQPPNVLSILKQIKLPCVAIRGKPSVFFSEATWQRWQQLTPDTVFLEDKRYGHLLPLENPSACFSLIHQGLSELNHKRVK, from the coding sequence ATGGATCAAATTTGGACTGAATTACAGCTGGCTAAGGTTTTTAAAGCCTTTTCAGATACTGGCGAACCCGCTCATTTCTATCATGCCAATGGTTTTCCATTAGGCGTTTATGCGCCCTTATTGGCCAAGTTGAAGCAAGAGTTTAGCCTTAATGCACTGGAGTTAAGGCCGACATGGCCTGATGCAGGTATGCCGCCTAAGCGTCGAGATTGGCAGCTTTATGCCGATGATTTGATCTTGCATATTGAGCGGCATTGCAGTGCGCCGATTGTGGGAATTGGCCATTCCATGGGAGCAACCTGTACCATTCTTGCCGCCAATAAAAGACCTGATTTGTTTAAAGCACTGATACTAATTGAACCTGCAATGGTATCGCTCCCTATCGCTTGGTTTGCTAAGTTAATGCCTAAATCGTTAATGAATCTGACCGCGCCCGCAAAAAACACCTTAAAGAAGCGCGATGTGTGGGAAACCCGGGAGCAATATATCGAATATTGCAAAATGAGTAAGCTATACAAACGCTTTGATGATGAGGCTTTTATCGCCTTAGCTCAATTCGGGATTTATCAAAACAATGATGGCCAATTCATGTTGAAGTTTCCTAAACGATGGGAAGCGCATAACTACACTCAACCGCCGAATGTATTATCGATATTGAAGCAGATAAAGCTTCCCTGCGTCGCCATCCGAGGGAAACCGTCAGTGTTCTTTTCTGAAGCGACCTGGCAGCGCTGGCAACAGCTCACGCCGGATACAGTATTTTTAGAAGATAAGCGATATGGACATCTGCTGCCGTTAGAAAATCCATCTGCATGCTTTAGCCTTATACATCAAGGGCTCAGTGAACTAAATCACAAACGGGTGAAGTGA
- a CDS encoding class I SAM-dependent rRNA methyltransferase encodes MSIQTLLSTALAKRHDFLQQAEQDQTDCFRVFHGTVEGVSGLNVDRYGDTWLVQSFHQTLTDEELSDISAVLLQQTDLPIVYNDRSLGNSRVLNALSPALTEIASSERVMQENGIKFSTKLRHEGQDPLLFLDMRIGREYVRANSQDKTVLNLFSYTCGIGTAAAIGGATRVMNVDFSSFALATGKANAALNQVSNVCEFVQSDAFPALRQLAGLSVGGRRNQKLPSYPKLPQTQFDLVFLDPPRYAKSAFGIVDLINDYQGLFKPALMATKVGGTIVCCNNVAKVERQAWFDSLVRCVEKQGRTVTAHTWLDPHEDFPSFDDNHPLKIVALTLS; translated from the coding sequence ATGTCTATTCAAACGCTGTTATCGACGGCTCTGGCGAAACGCCATGATTTTTTACAACAAGCAGAACAGGATCAAACCGATTGTTTTCGGGTGTTCCATGGCACAGTCGAAGGCGTGAGTGGCTTGAATGTCGACCGTTACGGCGATACTTGGCTAGTGCAGAGTTTTCATCAGACCTTAACCGACGAAGAGTTGAGCGATATTAGCGCCGTTTTGCTGCAACAGACCGATTTGCCGATTGTGTATAACGACCGCTCATTAGGCAATTCCCGCGTATTGAACGCGTTATCACCGGCACTGACAGAGATCGCGAGTTCTGAGCGAGTCATGCAGGAAAATGGTATTAAGTTCAGCACTAAACTGCGCCACGAAGGACAAGATCCGCTGTTATTCCTCGATATGCGCATTGGTCGTGAATATGTGCGGGCAAACAGCCAAGATAAAACCGTGCTGAATTTATTTTCTTACACCTGCGGCATTGGTACAGCGGCAGCCATCGGCGGCGCGACTCGGGTGATGAACGTCGATTTTTCTTCCTTTGCTTTAGCGACGGGCAAAGCGAATGCGGCGTTAAATCAGGTGTCCAATGTGTGTGAGTTTGTGCAGAGTGATGCGTTTCCGGCATTGCGCCAATTGGCTGGTTTAAGTGTGGGAGGGCGCCGTAATCAAAAATTACCGAGCTACCCAAAATTGCCGCAAACCCAGTTTGATCTCGTGTTCCTCGATCCACCGCGTTATGCCAAGAGTGCTTTCGGTATTGTCGATTTGATCAATGATTATCAAGGTTTATTTAAGCCTGCATTAATGGCGACTAAAGTCGGCGGCACTATCGTTTGCTGCAACAATGTGGCGAAAGTTGAGCGCCAAGCATGGTTTGACAGTTTAGTACGCTGCGTTGAAAAACAAGGTCGTACAGTCACAGCGCACACTTGGCTTGATCCCCATGAAGATTTCCCTTCGTTCGATGACAATCATCCACTTAAAATTGTCGCGCTGACCTTAAGTTAA